The Doryrhamphus excisus isolate RoL2022-K1 chromosome 1, RoL_Dexc_1.0, whole genome shotgun sequence genome includes a window with the following:
- the hyls1 gene encoding centriolar and ciliogenesis-associated protein HYLS1 isoform X1, which translates to MEKLDFSDEEIKEQLALLGYTNVPEDKLREFKQDLELLIKKGNCTNAPESSSNMNATAHEARPPAFIKEKVSPHDFEASAGGFYLHNEHHDTRVLGRCANEGDSCTDGGDHEAAPLASLGVGHTLIPDTHGRRFIKRKVLRKRGGQSLVCDESIYSQDSELELLIEKGNCTNAPESSSNMNATAHEARPPAFIKEKVSPHDFEASAGGFYLHNEHHDTRVLGRCANEGDSCTDGRDHKASLGAGHTLIPETHGRRFIKRKVLRKRGGQSLVCEESIYSQDSDLSSSVQEHLSDLHLAPSAHRDITRSDSTLDSDVESGSYSSFDSFVTHSTQARSDGDLPPKPKSFIRPVVTQQGIKKTDPVARYFQYKQLWDALKLPGESDHKELRWEIRERLAYQPPAPKPRRNYVANTYVVPTEKKRSSLRWEVRNYLAHGATPHQFTY; encoded by the exons ATCTTGAACTGCTGATCAAAAAAGGCAACTGCACCAACGCCCCCGAGTCATCGTCCAACATGAATGCCACAGCGCACGAAGCCAGACCTCCGGCCTTCATCAAGGAGAAAG TTAGCCCACACGACTTTGAAGCCTCTGCTGGGGGGTTTTATCTCCACAACGAGCACCACGACACCCGG GTTCTTGGTCGCTGTGCCAACGAAGGTGACAGCTGCACAGATGGAGGAGATCATGAGGCCGCGCCGCTGGCGTCCCTTGGCGTTGGTCACACGCTCATCCCCGACACCCACGGGAGACGCTTCATTAAGCGAAAGGTCCTCAG GAAGCGGGGGGGCCAGTCGCTGGTCTGTGATGAATCCATCTACAGCCAAGACTCTG AGCTTGAACTGCTGATCGAAAAAGGCAACTGCACCAACGCCCCCGAGTCATCGTCCAACATGAACGCCACGGCGCACGAAGCCAGACCTCCGGCTTTCATCAAGGAGAAAG TTAGCCCACACGACTTTGAAGCCTCTGCTGGGGGGTTTTATCTCCACAACGAGCACCACGACACCCGG GTTCTTGGTCGCTGCGCCAACGAAGGTGACAGCTGCACAGATGGACGAGATCACAAGGCGTCGCTTGGCGCTGGTCACACGCTCATCCCCGAAACCCACGGGAGACGCTTCATTAAGCGAAAGGTCCTCAG GAAGCGGGGGGGCCAGTCGCTGGTCTGTGAAGAATCCATCTACAGCCAAGACTCTG ATTTGTCCAGCAGCGTCCAGGAGCATCTGTCGGACCTTCACTTGGCTCCGTCCGCACATCGCGACATCACCCGCAGTGACAGCACGCTTGACTCCGACGTGGAGAGCGGCTCTTACAGTTCCTTTGACTCTTTCGTCACGCACTCG ACACAAGCGAGAAGCGACGGCGACCTTCCACCCAAGCCCAAATCCT TCATCCGACCCGTCGTGACCCAGCAGGGCATCAAGAAGACTGACCCAGTGGCCAG GTACTTCCAGTACAAGCAGCTGTGGGACGCACTCAAGCTTCCTGGAGAGAGTGACCACAAGGAACTTCGCTGGGAAATAAGG gAGCGACTAGCCTACCAGCCTCCGGCA CCCAAACCTCGTAGAAACTACGTGGCCAACACCTACGTGGTCCCCACAGAGAAGAAGCGCTCATCTCTGCGCTGGGAGGTCAGGAACTACCTGGCCCACGGAGCAACACCTCATCAATTTACTTATTGA
- the hyls1 gene encoding centriolar and ciliogenesis-associated protein HYLS1 isoform X2 encodes MNATAHEARPPAFIKEKVSPHDFEASAGGFYLHNEHHDTRVLGRCANEGDSCTDGGDHEAAPLASLGVGHTLIPDTHGRRFIKRKVLRKRGGQSLVCDESIYSQDSELELLIEKGNCTNAPESSSNMNATAHEARPPAFIKEKVSPHDFEASAGGFYLHNEHHDTRVLGRCANEGDSCTDGRDHKASLGAGHTLIPETHGRRFIKRKVLRKRGGQSLVCEESIYSQDSDLSSSVQEHLSDLHLAPSAHRDITRSDSTLDSDVESGSYSSFDSFVTHSTQARSDGDLPPKPKSFIRPVVTQQGIKKTDPVARYFQYKQLWDALKLPGESDHKELRWEIRERLAYQPPAPKPRRNYVANTYVVPTEKKRSSLRWEVRNYLAHGATPHQFTY; translated from the exons ATGAATGCCACAGCGCACGAAGCCAGACCTCCGGCCTTCATCAAGGAGAAAG TTAGCCCACACGACTTTGAAGCCTCTGCTGGGGGGTTTTATCTCCACAACGAGCACCACGACACCCGG GTTCTTGGTCGCTGTGCCAACGAAGGTGACAGCTGCACAGATGGAGGAGATCATGAGGCCGCGCCGCTGGCGTCCCTTGGCGTTGGTCACACGCTCATCCCCGACACCCACGGGAGACGCTTCATTAAGCGAAAGGTCCTCAG GAAGCGGGGGGGCCAGTCGCTGGTCTGTGATGAATCCATCTACAGCCAAGACTCTG AGCTTGAACTGCTGATCGAAAAAGGCAACTGCACCAACGCCCCCGAGTCATCGTCCAACATGAACGCCACGGCGCACGAAGCCAGACCTCCGGCTTTCATCAAGGAGAAAG TTAGCCCACACGACTTTGAAGCCTCTGCTGGGGGGTTTTATCTCCACAACGAGCACCACGACACCCGG GTTCTTGGTCGCTGCGCCAACGAAGGTGACAGCTGCACAGATGGACGAGATCACAAGGCGTCGCTTGGCGCTGGTCACACGCTCATCCCCGAAACCCACGGGAGACGCTTCATTAAGCGAAAGGTCCTCAG GAAGCGGGGGGGCCAGTCGCTGGTCTGTGAAGAATCCATCTACAGCCAAGACTCTG ATTTGTCCAGCAGCGTCCAGGAGCATCTGTCGGACCTTCACTTGGCTCCGTCCGCACATCGCGACATCACCCGCAGTGACAGCACGCTTGACTCCGACGTGGAGAGCGGCTCTTACAGTTCCTTTGACTCTTTCGTCACGCACTCG ACACAAGCGAGAAGCGACGGCGACCTTCCACCCAAGCCCAAATCCT TCATCCGACCCGTCGTGACCCAGCAGGGCATCAAGAAGACTGACCCAGTGGCCAG GTACTTCCAGTACAAGCAGCTGTGGGACGCACTCAAGCTTCCTGGAGAGAGTGACCACAAGGAACTTCGCTGGGAAATAAGG gAGCGACTAGCCTACCAGCCTCCGGCA CCCAAACCTCGTAGAAACTACGTGGCCAACACCTACGTGGTCCCCACAGAGAAGAAGCGCTCATCTCTGCGCTGGGAGGTCAGGAACTACCTGGCCCACGGAGCAACACCTCATCAATTTACTTATTGA
- the mrpl4 gene encoding 39S ribosomal protein L4, mitochondrial — protein MFSRFSALLLSGRGAAATRFASSLAGESNLPRNLLLPSNLVDPSRTKRPPPLADSPLPLLRSCDADIPAHLSPVRMWVDTLGRPDSEPLGVAELHPDVFAVPPRLDIIHSVEMWQRSYKRISYAKTKVRSEVRGGGRKPWNQKGSGRARHGSIRSPIWRGGGVSHGPRGPTSYYYMLPMKVRVLGLKVALSSKVAQGYLHIVDSLNIHSPDPQDLMDAIRHKAWGESVLVVDVGEDFPANILEATATLKTINLIPAIGLNVHSLLKHETVVLTLPTLQFLEKKLLWHDQRYTPLYPFKLPYSDFP, from the exons ATGTTTTCGCGTTTTTCTGCTTTGCTGCTGAGCGGCAGAGGAGCCGCCGCCACAAGA TTTGCGTCTTCACTGGCAGGTGAAAGCAATCTTCCTCGTAATTTGCTGTTGCCTTCCAACCTGGTGGATCCTTCCAGAACAA AGCGTCCGCCTCCCCTGGCAGACTCCCCCCTGCCTCTTCTGAGGTCATGTGATGCAGACATTCCCGCTCACTTGTCCCCCGTGCGAATGTGGGTGGACACTCTGGGCAGGCCCGACAGCGAGCCGCTGGGCGTGGCCGAGCTGCACCCGGACGTCTTCGCCGTTCCTCCCAG ACTTGATATCATCCACAGTGTGGAAATGTGGCAGCGAAGTTACAAACGCATC agctaTGCCAAGACAAAAGTGAGGTCAGAGGTGAGAGGGGGCGGTCGCAAACCGTGGAACCAGAAAGGAAGCGGTAGAGCTCGCCACGGCAGCATCCGATCGCCAATATGGAGAGGAG GGGGCGTGTCTCACGGACCCCGTGGGCCCACCAGCTACTACTACATGCTGCCCATGAAGGTCCGCGTGCTGGGTCTCAAAGTGGCGCTGAGCTCCAAAGTCGCTCAG GGTTACCTTCACATCGTGGACTCCCTGAACATCCACAGTCCAGATCCGCAGGACTTGATGGACGCCATCAGACACAAAGCGTGGGGGGAGTCTGTGCTGGTCGTGGATGT AGGGGAAGACTTTCCTGCCAACATCCTGGAGGCCACGGCCACGCTCAAGACCATCAACCTCATTCCAGCCATTG GTCTGAACGTGCACAGCTTGTTGAAGCATGAAACCGTGGTCCTCACGCTGCCCACGCTACAGTTCCTGGAGAAAAAGCTGCTGTGGCACGACCAGCGCTACACACCACTGTACCCTTTCAAACTGCCATACTCGGACTTCCCGtaa
- the LOC131129633 gene encoding neuroblast differentiation-associated protein AHNAK-like, whose translation MASHFNRRSLSDVLTLERSEQGALVISSIDDTDGTNQRLREGDEIVGATINFDHLSKEEVLGVLKLMSPYDDKIQVLTKNDMSKSLGHLDQVAVSPEMMLHDSYNKLYNAKIRRFMRKDLPDAEGLRDFVQTLPRSTKVRTKQDTDLPRLGVDFGRIEPKTLNRRFSAESDVDFSSGKFSQGANLNLPPLGVASNGAQVKGGRGVQVSQLLNARGRFVNVPSVDQRSRFDINGGHISGPSFDDLKMPDYSMGGPSGDAEWNVDTSPTMHLAGVSLESSTPHLDLNGPGYGPAELGVQTPRMRGDFSTPDVDLPSAQLHGIGMPTPVARTKVPAAKYKAPKFTMPKFDLPTVDVPNFEGPDFDMNAPKLNLNGPNADFDFDRKFKKPNMKLPNLELNPPKIDGPNLDLKTPGLDLNGGLNAPDLKIPKFKTPKLNMPDLHGPDLKLKTPKIKGGIDAPDLDLPNVDLNAPRLDLNAPRLDLNAPDINIGSPDAKFNMPKFKTKFGRPSLKGPDIDADQGMDINAPKFNGPNLDLKTPGLDLNGGLSAPDLKIPKFKTPKLNMPDLHGPDLKLKTPKMKGGIDAPDLDLPNVDLNAPRLDLNAPDINIGSPDAKFNMPKFKTKFGRPSLKGPDIDADLGMDINAPKFNGPNLDLKTPGLDLNGPNLSGGINTPDLKLPKFKTPKMNLKGPNLDLPDLHGPDLKLKTPKIKSGIDAPDFDLPKADLQAPKLDIKTPDLNIGSPKTKFKFPKFKLPKLRRPSLKAPELDADLDGPDLDINAPQLDLKGPNADFDIGGKLKKPNLKMPNFDLNGPNIDGPDLDLKGPNLSGGLNAPDLKLPKFKTPNMDLKGPNFALPSVDMPDLHSPDLKLKTPKIKGGIDAPDLDLPNMDYKTPKLDLNAPDINIGSPNAKINKPKFKLPKFRRPTLKGPDFDADLNGLNMDINAPKLNGPNLDLNTPDLDLQGPNLGGGINIPKLKTPNLDLPDLHGPDVNMDLKDPKLNLKTPDLNIGSPKTKFKFPKLKLPKLRRPSLKAPDFDADLDGPDLDIKAPELDLKSPNIDLDIDGKLKKPKINVPKLDGPNLDLKSPDLKMPKLDLKTPKLDLNAPKVDLNMPSGKVKIPKPDLSPPEWDVKVPSANIGSPKAKLKMPKFKVPKVNLPSLNGPDVDAPGFDINAPKMNLRGPKVPDVDFKTKYKKPHLSIPDVELSRPDLNGPDFNVKTPNLHGKLPKGNVDLNVGAPKMKGSFDPPRVDLPNMDLKAPQVDWDTPEAHLRKPHIRAPNMDLSGGLHGPDLRVPGVDIRGPNFKPKMPSLDIDDINDVNFPDHNMKFRAPDLDVDDPSLNFKKSLIGSSAIKLPGMGLDLDQDLPHPHMKGNMASFDDIDFTRSDLNIDDFTGKHHVPMSRGSKLDVKLPAPSGDLRTHGRGGLQLDADANLHALNASRIRAPDTSAEYLVTSFPTHQQIPNTVTHKYSTLGGLHFNSGDVSLDVPDQKDINGSNFLFSNLV comes from the exons ATG GCGTCCCACTTCAATAGGCGGAGCCTATCTGATGTCCTGACCTTGGAGCGATCGGAGCAGGGAGCGTTGGTCATTTCCAGTATCGATGACACTGATGGCACCAATCAGAGGCTGAGGGAAG GGGATGAAATTGTGGGGGCCACCATCAACTTTGACCATCTGTCCAAAGAGGAGGTGCTGGGGGTGCTGAAGCTGATGTCCCCGTATGATGACAAAATCCAAGTCCTCACAAAGAATGACATGAGCAAGAGTCTCGGACATCTGGACCAGGTTGCAGTCAGTCCGGAAATG ATGCTGCATGATTCTTACAACAAACTCTACAACGCCAAGATCAGGAGGTTCATGCGTAAGGACCTTCCCGACGCCGAGGGTCTGAGAGACTTTGTTCAAACGCTCCCACGCTCCACCAAAGTCAGGACCAAACAAGACACGGATTTGCCTCGTCTCGGAGTCGACTTCGGGCGCATCGAGCCCAAGACACTCAACAGACGTTTTAGCGCAGAATCAGACGTTGACTTTTCTTCTGGAAAGTTCTCCCAGGGCGCTAATCTCAATCTCCCTCCTCTGGGCGTGGCCTCCAACGGCGCCCAGGTGAAAGGAGGCCGTGGAGTTCAGGTGTCACAGCTTCTAAACGCCAGAGGACGCTTCGTCAACGTGCCAAGTGTGGACCAACGGTCCAGATTTGATATCAATGGAGGACATATCAGCGGACCGTCgtttgatgacttgaaaatgccAGACTACAGCATGGGGGGTCCCAGTGGGGACGCGGAATGGAATGTGGACACTTCGCCCACAATGCACCTGGCAGGAGTGTCTCTCGAATCATCCACGCCGCACTTGGATTTGAACGGTCCTGGCTATGGGCCTGCAGAGCTCGGAGTCCAAACACCCAGGATGCGAGGTGACTTCAGTACGCCGGACGTCGACCTTCCATCCGCCCAGCTCCACGGCATCGGCATGCCTACTCCGGTAGCCCGCACCAAGGTTCCGGCTGCTAAGTACAAGGCCCCCAAGTTCACGATGCCAAAATTCGATTTACCGACTGTAGACGTTCCTAACTTTGAGGGTCCGGACTTTGACATGAATGCCCCCAAATTAAACCTCAACGGTCCCAATGCTGACTTCGACTTCGACAGAAAATTCAAAAAGCCAAACATGAAGTTGCCTAATTTGGAACTCAATCCTCCAAAGATAGATGGCCCTAACCTGGACCTCAAGACTCCTGGCCTAGATCTCAATGGTGGACTAAATGCACCAGATCTGAAAATACCCAAATTTAAGACCCCTAAACTGAACATGCCGGATCTTCATGGTCCAGACCTGAAACTGAAAACTCCGAAGATAAAAGGTGGCATCGATGCCCCCGATTTGGATTTACCCAACGTGGATCTTAACGCTCCCAGGCTGGATCTTAACGCTCCTAGGCTGGATCTGAACGCTCCGGATATCAACATTGGATCACCAGATGCCAAATTCAATATGCCCAAATTTAAGACTAAATTTGGTCGTCCGAGTCTTAAAGGACCTGACATTGACGCAGACCAGGGGATGGACATCAATGCACCCAAGTTCAACGGTCCTAATCTGGACCTCAAGACTCCTGGCCTAGATCTCAATGGTGGACTAAGTGCACCAGATCTGAAAATACCCAAATTTAAGACCCCTAAACTGAACATGCCGGATCTTCATGGTCCAGACCTGAAACTGAAAACTCCAAAGATGAAAGGTGGCATCGACGCCCCCGATTTGGATTTACCCAACGTGGATCTTAACGCTCCCAGACTGGATCTGAACGCTCCAGATATCAACATTGGATCACCAGATGCCAAATTCAATATGCCCAAATTTAAGACTAAATTTGGTCGTCCGAGTCTTAAAGGACCTGACATTGACGCAGACCTGGGGATGGACATCAATGCACCCAAGTTCAACGGTCCTAACCTGGACCTCAAGACTCCTGGCCTAGATCTCAACGGTCCTAATCTCAGTGGTGGAATAAACACACCAGATTTGAAATTGCCCAAATTTAAGACTCCTAAAATGAATCTCAAAGGTCCTAATTTGGACTTGCCAGATCTTCATGGTCCAGACCTGAAACTGAAAACTCCTAAGATTAAAAGTGGCATCGACGCCCCTGACTTTGATTTACCCAAAGCGGACCTTCAAGCTCCTAAGTTGGATATAAAAACTCCAGACCTCAACATCGGATCACCAAAAACTAAATTTAAATTTCCTAAGTTCAAGTTGCCTAAACTGAGACGTCCAAGCCTTAAAGCCCCTGAACTTGATGCGGATCTGGATGGTCCGGACTTGGACATCAACGCACCGCAATTAGACCTCAAAGGTCCCAATGCTGACTTTGACATTggtggaaaattaaaaaagccgAACTTGAAGATGCCTAATTTTGACCTCAATGGTCCAAATATAGATGGCCCTGACCTAGATCTGAAAGGTCCGAATCTCAGTGGTGGACTAAACGCACCAGATCTTAAACTGCCCAAATTTAAGACCCCTAACATGGACCTAAAAGGTCCAAATTTTGCCTTGCCATCAGTGGACATGCCGGATCTTCATAGTCCAGACCTGAAACTCAAAACTCCAAAGATAAAAGGTGGCATCGACGCACCGGACTTGGATTTACCCAACATGGACTATAAAACTCCCAAGTTGGATCTGAATGCTCCAGACATCAACATTGGATCGCCAAATGCCAAAATAAATAAGCCCAAATTTAAGCTGCCGAAATTCCGTCGTCCAACCCTTAAAGGACCTGACTTTGATGCAGACCTGAATGGTCTAAACATGGACATCAATGCACCCAAATTAAATGGTCCCAACCTGGACCTTAACACTCCTGACCTAGATCTTCAAGGTCCTAATCTTGGTGGTGGAATAAACATACCCAAATTAAAGACCCCAAATTTGGACTTGCCAGATCTTCATGGTCCGGACGTGAACATGGACCTTAAAGATCCTAAGTTGAATCTGAAAACTCCAGACCTCAACATCGGATCACCAAAAACTAAATTTAAATTTCCCAAGCTGAAGTTGCCTAAATTGAGGCGTCCGAGTCTCAAAGCTCCTGACTTTGATGCAGACCTGGATGGTCCAGACTTGGACATCAAAGCACCTGAATTAGATTTGAAAAGTCCAAACATTGACTTAGATATtgatggaaaattaaaaaagccaaagattAATGTGCCAAAGTTAGATGGTCCTAATCTGGACCTGAAGTCCCCAGATCTAAAAATGCCCAAACTGGACCTGAAAACCCCCAAACTGGATCTGAACGCACCAAAGGTGGATTTAAACATGCCGTCAGGGAAGGTGAAAATACCAAAGCCGGATCTCAGTCCTCCAGAATGGGACGTTAAAGTTCCGTCAGCCAACATCGGTTCTCCCAAAGCCAAACTGAAGATGCCAAAATTCAAAGTTCCAAAAGTGAACCTCCCGAGCCTGAACGGTCCCGATGTAGACGCTCCAGGTTTTGACATCAACGCACCAAAAATGAACCTCAGAGGTCCAAAGGTTCCAGATGTGGATTTTaagacaaaatacaaaaagccTCACCTGAGCATTCCGGATGTGGAGCTGTCTAGACCCGACTTAAATGGTCCGGACTTTAACGTGAAGACACCGAATCTTCATGGCAAATTGCCGAAAGGAAACGTCGACCTGAACGTCGGCGCACCCAAAATGAAAGGGTCATTTGATCCCCCCAGGGTGGACCTCCCAAACATGGACCTCAAGGCTCCTCAGGTGGACTGGGACACTCCAGAAGCACATCTCAGAAAGCCTCACATAAGAGCGCCCAATATGGACCTCAGCGGAGGCCTGCATGGACCTGACCTCCGTGTCCCGGGTGTGGACATCAGAGGTCCGAATTTCAAACCCAAAATGCCAAGTTTAGACATCGACGACATTAACGATGTGAACTTTCCAGACCATAACATGAAGTTCAGAGCTCCGGATCTCGATGTCGACGATCCTTCGCTGAACTTCAAGAAGTCTTTAATTGGAAGTTCGGCTATCAAGCTGCCTGGCATGGGCCTGGACCTGGACCAGGACTTACCACATCCTCACATGAAGGGCAACATGGCGTCTTTCGACGACATCGACTTCACCCGCTCGGACCTCAACATCGATGACTTCACAGGGAAGCACCATGTCCCCATGAGCAGAGGTTCCAAGCTGGACGTCAAGCTACCGGCACCGTCTGGTGACCTGAGGACACACGGGCGCGGTGGACTCCAGCTGGACGCAGATGCCAACCTCCACGCCTTAAATGCTTCCCGAATAAGAGCTCCTGATACTTCCGCTGAATACTTAGTGACTTCTTTCCCGACACATCAGCAAATTCCAAACACAGTCACCCACAAATACAGCACTCTCGGGGGGCTGCACTTTAACTCAGGCGACGTCAGTCTGGACGTTCCCGATCAAAAGGATATAAATGGATCCAACTTCCTTTTCTCCAACCTGGTTTAG